In Anaerolineales bacterium, one DNA window encodes the following:
- the speD gene encoding adenosylmethionine decarboxylase yields MNATLKLGEHYIFDLSDCNPEILMDSERAYSLFAQAVRDSGLTVVDEGFYKFSPHGFTCFFLLAESHASLHAWPEYNYCAIDLFTCAIGQDFMPVLMRLKQAFGADDFALRKLDREASVETKLPFAA; encoded by the coding sequence GTGAATGCCACTTTGAAACTGGGAGAGCATTATATTTTCGATCTCTCCGACTGCAACCCTGAGATCCTGATGGACAGCGAACGGGCGTATTCGCTCTTTGCACAAGCCGTACGCGACAGCGGGTTGACGGTTGTGGATGAAGGCTTTTATAAATTCAGCCCGCACGGCTTTACCTGCTTCTTTTTGCTGGCAGAGTCGCATGCGAGTTTACATGCCTGGCCCGAGTATAATTACTGTGCCATAGATTTATTTACCTGCGCCATCGGTCAGGATTTCATGCCTGTGTTGATGCGTCTCAAACAGGCGTTCGGCGCGGACGATTTCGCTCTGCGCAAACTGGACCGCGAAGCATCCGTTGAAACCAAACTTCCCTTTGCCGCATAA
- the pdhA gene encoding pyruvate dehydrogenase (acetyl-transferring) E1 component subunit alpha: MKKEQLLDLYYQMVLIRRVEERGAELYQAGKIGGFMHLYIGQEAVSTGLIAAREPRDRVITAYRDHGVALNCGMSANEVMAELLGKATGMSKGKGGSMHMADVSKNMWGGHAIVGGHLPVAAGFAIGDQYAKNDNITICMFGDGATNIGYFHEALNLAKTWGLRVLWVCENNQYGMGTSVERASAVNEIRQKAEGYGMKNSQVDGMDVMKVYEAAKEAMDFVRKEGQPYFLEIDTYRFRGHSMGDPERYRKAEEVKKWQENDPIGIFNKYLLDKKVASRKALDEIEARVEEEVVKAVEFAEASPEPAIEALFEDVYADN, from the coding sequence ATGAAGAAAGAACAATTGTTAGATCTCTATTACCAGATGGTGCTGATCCGCCGTGTGGAAGAACGCGGCGCGGAACTGTACCAGGCTGGCAAGATCGGCGGTTTCATGCACCTGTACATCGGGCAGGAAGCTGTTTCGACGGGTTTGATCGCGGCGCGCGAGCCTCGCGACCGGGTGATCACCGCCTACCGCGACCACGGTGTGGCGTTGAACTGCGGCATGTCTGCCAATGAAGTGATGGCGGAACTGCTCGGCAAGGCGACGGGCATGTCCAAGGGCAAGGGCGGCTCGATGCACATGGCGGATGTGTCCAAGAACATGTGGGGCGGACATGCCATCGTCGGCGGGCATCTGCCTGTGGCAGCTGGATTCGCCATCGGTGATCAATACGCCAAGAACGATAACATCACCATCTGTATGTTCGGTGATGGCGCGACCAATATCGGTTACTTCCATGAAGCGCTCAACCTCGCCAAGACCTGGGGTCTGCGCGTGCTGTGGGTTTGTGAAAACAACCAGTACGGCATGGGCACCTCCGTGGAACGCGCCTCCGCTGTGAACGAGATCCGCCAGAAAGCGGAAGGCTATGGCATGAAGAACAGCCAAGTCGACGGCATGGACGTGATGAAAGTTTACGAAGCCGCGAAGGAAGCCATGGACTTCGTCCGCAAGGAAGGTCAGCCATACTTCCTTGAGATCGACACCTACCGCTTCCGTGGGCATTCGATGGGCGACCCCGAACGCTACCGCAAAGCCGAAGAAGTAAAGAAGTGGCAGGAAAACGACCCCATCGGTATTTTCAACAAGTACCTGCTGGATAAGAAAGTCGCCTCCCGCAAGGCGTTGGATGAAATCGAAGCCCGCGTGGAAGAGGAGGTAGTCAAAGCGGTCGAATTTGCCGAAGCCTCCCCCGAACCCGCGATAGAGGCGTTGTTCGAGGATGTATACGCGGATAATTAA
- a CDS encoding MBL fold metallo-hydrolase has product MKRGLSFSCYTVHMSIRIFNGFTCNARFPSSWKTGLVCLLIETNRGLALVDTGLGLQDYSNPTWITKIFRILTSMPFDRNEAAVNQVQKFGYKPEDIKHIILSHMHFDHCGGLADFPHSQVHVYKKEYDAFIHRKGFFSAAYVPRHLAHKPDLVFYEETGEKWFDFNAICITGFKPEMYFVPMPYHSVGMCGIVVKTGDGWHFHCADAAADFRHDEIPGWLIRFALGSYMPRLRKFAADYPEVRMTASHMFLDYFDSQPTARNIPPAASDGLSSR; this is encoded by the coding sequence TTGAAACGTGGCCTGTCTTTTTCGTGCTACACTGTCCATATGTCCATCCGCATCTTCAATGGATTCACCTGCAATGCGCGGTTTCCGAGTAGCTGGAAAACAGGCTTGGTCTGCCTGTTGATCGAAACAAATCGTGGACTTGCGCTCGTGGATACAGGTTTGGGATTACAGGACTATTCCAATCCCACCTGGATCACAAAAATTTTCCGCATCCTGACTTCCATGCCCTTTGACCGGAATGAAGCAGCGGTCAATCAAGTTCAGAAATTTGGATACAAACCCGAAGATATAAAGCACATCATCTTATCCCACATGCACTTCGACCACTGCGGCGGACTGGCGGACTTTCCCCATTCGCAGGTTCACGTCTACAAAAAGGAATATGATGCCTTCATCCACAGGAAGGGGTTCTTCAGTGCGGCGTATGTTCCGCGTCACCTTGCACACAAACCAGACCTTGTATTTTATGAAGAGACTGGGGAAAAATGGTTCGACTTCAACGCAATTTGCATCACAGGGTTCAAGCCGGAGATGTATTTCGTCCCCATGCCGTATCATTCGGTTGGGATGTGCGGGATCGTGGTCAAAACTGGTGACGGCTGGCATTTCCACTGCGCGGACGCGGCGGCGGATTTCCGCCATGATGAAATTCCCGGCTGGTTGATCCGCTTTGCTTTGGGATCTTACATGCCGCGCCTGCGAAAGTTTGCAGCCGATTACCCCGAAGTCAGGATGACCGCCAGTCACATGTTTTTAGATTATTTTGATAGTCAACCTACGGCACGTAATATTCCACCAGCAGCGTCGGACGGTCTATCATCCCGCTGA
- a CDS encoding dihydrolipoamide acetyltransferase family protein — protein MAETINMPKLGFDMAEGLLVRWVKQVGETINKGDVLAEIETDKATVEVESSASGVVLQLIAEQGSMVPVNAPIAVVGQAGEVVSEQKPVTSDQSNVEGQKSDEKPAAPPSGTMQTQEKPASTTQASAPADDGPVKASPLARKVAKDNGVNLASIQGTGPGGRVVRKDVEAALSSGQPSTVSRQAGAPSSVVVSHDDETVQLTKLRQAIARRMTESKTSVPHFYVTHEYKMNAAMTLRKEVNQFLPDDEKLSVNDFIVKAVALTLREFPNLNASFAGDKVIRHGAVNVGIAVAVENGLLTIAHKDTDQKPMRQISNEIKAMVARARDGKVKPDDIEGSTFSISNLGMYDVENFIAIVNPPEASILAVGSAREVPVIENGKIKPGWRMKATISVDHRVSDGAEAAQFMQKLAEFLENPIRMLV, from the coding sequence ATGGCTGAAACCATCAATATGCCCAAACTCGGCTTCGACATGGCGGAAGGTCTGCTCGTCCGCTGGGTCAAGCAGGTGGGCGAAACCATCAACAAGGGCGACGTGCTCGCCGAGATCGAAACCGACAAAGCCACCGTTGAAGTTGAGTCTTCCGCCAGCGGTGTCGTTCTGCAATTGATCGCCGAACAAGGCTCCATGGTGCCCGTCAACGCCCCGATCGCGGTGGTGGGACAAGCTGGTGAAGTTGTCAGTGAACAGAAGCCAGTGACCAGTGATCAGTCGAACGTCGAAGGTCAAAAGTCGGATGAAAAGCCTGCGGCTCCCCCTTCGGGGACGATGCAGACTCAGGAGAAACCTGCCTCAACAACCCAAGCCTCTGCCCCCGCTGACGATGGTCCCGTGAAGGCAAGTCCGCTTGCACGAAAAGTCGCGAAAGATAATGGTGTAAATCTCGCATCCATTCAAGGAACGGGTCCCGGCGGACGTGTCGTCCGCAAGGATGTGGAAGCCGCGCTTTCCAGCGGACAGCCGTCAACAGTCAGCCGGCAGGCTGGCGCTCCATCTTCCGTCGTTGTTTCGCATGATGATGAAACCGTCCAACTGACGAAACTGCGTCAGGCAATTGCGCGCCGCATGACCGAATCCAAGACCAGCGTTCCGCATTTTTACGTCACCCACGAATATAAGATGAACGCGGCCATGACGCTGCGCAAGGAAGTCAACCAATTTCTGCCCGATGACGAGAAACTCTCGGTCAATGATTTCATCGTCAAAGCCGTGGCATTGACCCTGCGCGAATTTCCCAACTTGAATGCATCTTTTGCCGGTGACAAAGTCATCCGCCACGGCGCGGTGAACGTGGGCATTGCCGTCGCAGTCGAAAACGGTCTCCTGACCATCGCACACAAGGACACGGACCAGAAACCGATGCGTCAGATCTCCAACGAGATCAAAGCGATGGTGGCGCGCGCGCGCGATGGCAAGGTCAAACCCGATGATATCGAAGGCTCGACCTTCTCCATCTCCAACCTCGGCATGTATGATGTGGAGAATTTCATCGCCATTGTCAACCCGCCCGAGGCCTCCATTTTGGCTGTCGGCTCCGCGCGGGAAGTGCCGGTCATCGAAAACGGCAAGATTAAACCCGGCTGGCGCATGAAAGCCACCATCTCCGTTGACCACCGCGTCAGCGACGGGGCAGAAGCCGCCCAGTTCATGCAGAAACTGGCTGAGTTTTTAGAAAACCCCATTCGGATGTTAGTCTAG
- the speE gene encoding polyamine aminopropyltransferase, translating into MSIWFTEELHPYYRKGIRIKRILADEQTQYQHLQFVETEFFGNAMILDGIIQLTERDNMGYHEMIVHVPMLAVGEPKRVLIVGGGDGGSLQQVLRYPSVQEAVVCELDQRVVDLSREHFAASFGDPWADPRANLLVRDAFGYLEENPAQFDVIISDTTDPIGMAERLFSDEFQKLMVRALVPGGAAATQCEQPFFDTELIKTMYQSAKALTKTPAYYYANIPTYPGGGIGFMYVSNAPWENGLKTPYPPGENKYINPDIHKAAFALPEFFRKELYG; encoded by the coding sequence ATGAGCATCTGGTTCACCGAAGAGCTGCACCCCTATTATCGCAAGGGCATCCGTATCAAACGCATCCTTGCCGATGAGCAGACGCAGTATCAGCACCTGCAATTTGTCGAGACGGAGTTCTTCGGCAATGCGATGATCCTCGACGGCATCATCCAGCTCACCGAGCGCGACAACATGGGCTATCACGAAATGATCGTCCATGTGCCCATGCTTGCGGTTGGAGAACCAAAGCGTGTGTTGATTGTCGGCGGCGGGGATGGCGGCTCATTACAGCAGGTGCTGCGATATCCTTCTGTGCAAGAGGCTGTCGTCTGTGAATTGGATCAGCGCGTAGTGGACCTCTCTCGTGAACACTTTGCCGCTTCCTTCGGGGACCCGTGGGCTGACCCTCGCGCCAACCTGCTCGTTCGGGACGCCTTCGGCTACCTCGAAGAGAACCCCGCTCAGTTCGATGTGATCATCTCCGACACCACCGATCCCATCGGCATGGCGGAGCGTCTGTTCTCGGACGAATTCCAAAAGTTGATGGTGCGCGCCCTCGTCCCCGGCGGCGCGGCGGCGACCCAATGTGAACAACCCTTCTTCGACACCGAATTGATCAAGACCATGTACCAATCTGCCAAAGCGTTGACGAAGACCCCCGCGTATTACTACGCCAACATCCCCACCTACCCGGGCGGCGGAATTGGATTTATGTACGTATCCAATGCGCCATGGGAGAACGGTTTGAAAACGCCCTACCCGCCCGGGGAGAATAAATACATCAACCCTGATATCCATAAGGCAGCCTTTGCCCTGCCCGAGTTCTTCAGGAAGGAATTGTACGGATAA
- a CDS encoding right-handed parallel beta-helix repeat-containing protein: MKASGYLKGPPRFISIFILLILLAGTAPPVAADSNGIGKAAFTQINLVANIETVGVVVSGSSLPKKADLMYRRAGESTWRTGHPLMRIDDGRLVGSLFGLLPSTAYEVKVVDGGLEINGSVTTQPDELQFTPSSIIHVNKNAQPGGDGSLAAPFQTIQEGVNRAVAGTQVLVADGIYRENVTFPASGTAGNWIQIKAEGGGAILDGAETLAKDFWNPHESRPNIWFTKIGPGIAYLARDQKRFYNYDDLAGLMNARGHNGVDMKEGWYYEQGTSRLFIRILDDPANHTWQVPRLNHAFDVDGRDWIWIEGFEMRFYGTNTNGCGVCTLNASHVVIRRNRIHNLQLGIFINWTGGDDRGNNTRIEYNEIYDPPVNEWPWKAVKSSSMEGTAIVLRGHIGAIVRGNEIHHFFNGIYTGSSGALENPAVAFDADIYNNRIHHVSDDGLEPEGACINQRFRNNTVDTMLVGISLAPVTYGPVWVMRSTFTNFSGTSIKWDLNSDGVVLIYHNTSWTNAGGLNAMSMIRPVHNAVMRNNIFQGNGYAFEGAFTGSTGHDWDYDNWNTTRASPHFKWENVNHATIADLCKATRLECNGHESPPGLSSPGSGNFTLLATSPNIDRGVPIPGINDNFSGSAPDLGAFESGFGSPPPATDTPPPQADVPVVKSILRADTDPTSEDVIRFNVSFSRNVSGVDTGDFTFATTGNISNAYVVEINGSGDMYSVVVNSGSGEGTLRLDLLDNDSILDDSNNPLGGAGAGNGNFTAGETYMIAKTAPFVTSSLRADPSPTSADTIRFTVGFSKPVSGVDPADFVLTVSGLSEAVITDVKGVDSLFMVTVKTGKGSGSIRLDVIDNDTIVDAFGIPLGGTGVGNGDFIAGEAYIMDRSIPTRVTSIFFSNGNNDGWVLESQENSNRGGSMNANMQTFRLGDDAKNNQYRAILDFPTASLPDNAVITQAILMIQLQGMVGTNPFNTHHYIWIDVRQGAFGSFGPFAIGALQNSDFQAPASAYSVGTIQNNPVGNWYWSLLDAKAHPHINLKGSTQFRLGFLLDDNNNKKEDYLSFFSGNFSGMIDRPTLLVEYYVP; the protein is encoded by the coding sequence ATGAAGGCTTCCGGTTATTTAAAAGGACCCCCGCGATTCATTTCCATATTTATTCTGTTGATCCTGCTGGCAGGTACCGCGCCTCCAGTGGCTGCGGATTCAAACGGGATTGGGAAGGCCGCCTTCACACAGATCAACCTGGTGGCCAATATCGAGACCGTTGGTGTGGTGGTGAGCGGTTCAAGCCTGCCGAAGAAGGCGGATTTGATGTATCGCCGCGCCGGCGAGTCGACCTGGCGAACAGGACATCCGCTCATGCGGATCGATGACGGGCGGCTGGTGGGCAGTTTGTTCGGGCTTTTGCCGTCCACCGCATATGAAGTTAAAGTTGTGGATGGGGGATTGGAAATCAACGGTTCGGTCACCACCCAGCCGGATGAGCTTCAGTTCACGCCATCCTCGATCATCCATGTTAATAAGAACGCCCAGCCCGGCGGGGACGGATCCCTTGCTGCGCCGTTTCAAACCATACAGGAGGGTGTGAACCGCGCTGTGGCGGGGACGCAGGTGCTGGTTGCAGACGGTATCTATCGTGAGAATGTCACATTCCCAGCCTCGGGAACTGCCGGGAATTGGATTCAGATCAAGGCGGAGGGTGGAGGCGCAATTCTGGACGGCGCGGAAACCCTTGCAAAGGATTTCTGGAATCCACATGAGTCCAGACCCAACATATGGTTTACGAAGATCGGACCCGGCATCGCATATCTGGCGCGCGACCAAAAGCGATTTTACAATTACGATGATCTTGCCGGGTTGATGAATGCGCGTGGTCATAACGGAGTGGATATGAAGGAGGGCTGGTATTACGAGCAAGGCACATCCAGACTCTTTATCCGCATCCTGGATGATCCTGCAAATCATACCTGGCAGGTCCCGCGCCTCAACCATGCCTTCGATGTGGACGGGCGTGACTGGATCTGGATCGAAGGCTTTGAGATGAGGTTCTACGGTACGAATACGAATGGCTGCGGTGTGTGTACATTGAATGCATCTCACGTGGTGATCCGTAGAAACAGAATCCACAACCTGCAGTTGGGAATTTTCATCAACTGGACCGGCGGCGATGACCGCGGGAACAACACGCGTATCGAATACAACGAGATATATGATCCGCCGGTGAACGAATGGCCCTGGAAGGCGGTCAAGAGCTCCTCGATGGAGGGGACTGCCATTGTCCTGCGGGGACATATCGGCGCGATCGTGCGCGGCAATGAGATACATCATTTTTTCAACGGCATCTACACCGGCTCATCCGGCGCGCTGGAGAATCCCGCGGTTGCGTTCGATGCCGATATATACAATAACCGCATCCATCATGTCAGCGATGACGGCCTGGAGCCCGAGGGCGCATGTATCAATCAGCGTTTCAGGAACAATACAGTGGACACAATGCTGGTCGGCATTTCGCTGGCTCCCGTCACGTATGGTCCTGTTTGGGTGATGCGCTCGACCTTCACGAACTTCAGCGGCACCAGCATCAAATGGGATTTGAACTCCGACGGCGTCGTGTTGATCTACCACAACACAAGTTGGACCAATGCCGGTGGACTGAATGCGATGAGCATGATTCGTCCTGTGCATAATGCGGTGATGCGCAACAATATCTTTCAAGGCAATGGCTATGCCTTCGAAGGGGCGTTTACTGGCTCGACTGGTCATGATTGGGATTACGATAATTGGAACACCACGCGTGCCAGCCCGCATTTCAAGTGGGAGAATGTCAATCATGCAACCATCGCAGATTTATGCAAAGCCACGAGGCTCGAATGTAACGGCCATGAAAGCCCGCCCGGGTTGAGCAGCCCAGGCAGCGGTAATTTCACGCTGCTTGCCACAAGCCCCAATATAGATCGCGGGGTTCCCATTCCCGGCATCAACGATAATTTTTCAGGCAGTGCACCGGATCTTGGTGCGTTTGAATCGGGGTTTGGCTCGCCACCCCCAGCCACGGACACGCCTCCTCCTCAGGCGGATGTGCCCGTTGTAAAAAGCATCCTTCGCGCAGATACCGATCCGACTTCTGAGGATGTTATCCGCTTTAACGTGAGTTTTTCAAGGAATGTCAGCGGTGTGGATACGGGTGATTTCACGTTCGCCACGACGGGAAATATTTCAAACGCGTATGTGGTGGAGATCAATGGTTCCGGTGATATGTATTCGGTGGTGGTCAACAGCGGTTCAGGGGAAGGCACACTGCGGCTTGACCTTTTGGATAATGACAGCATTCTGGATGACTCAAATAATCCGCTTGGCGGTGCTGGTGCAGGAAATGGAAATTTTACGGCAGGCGAGACCTACATGATCGCCAAAACCGCCCCATTCGTGACCTCCAGTCTGCGTGCCGACCCAAGCCCCACCTCCGCTGACACGATCCGCTTTACAGTGGGATTCTCGAAACCCGTCAGCGGTGTGGATCCTGCCGATTTCGTGCTGACAGTTTCCGGCCTGAGCGAGGCGGTCATCACCGATGTCAAAGGCGTTGACAGCCTCTTTATGGTCACGGTTAAAACGGGGAAGGGCAGCGGTTCGATCCGTTTGGATGTGATCGACAACGATACCATCGTGGATGCTTTCGGCATTCCACTGGGAGGCACAGGGGTGGGCAATGGTGATTTCATCGCGGGGGAGGCGTACATCATGGACCGCAGCATTCCCACCCGCGTAACGTCGATTTTCTTTTCGAACGGGAACAATGATGGCTGGGTGCTTGAGTCACAGGAGAACAGCAATCGCGGCGGAAGCATGAATGCCAATATGCAGACCTTTCGGCTTGGAGACGACGCGAAGAACAATCAGTACCGTGCGATTTTGGATTTCCCCACCGCTTCCCTGCCGGATAACGCGGTGATCACCCAGGCGATTCTGATGATTCAGCTTCAGGGTATGGTTGGAACCAATCCATTCAATACCCACCACTATATCTGGATCGATGTTCGTCAGGGTGCCTTTGGGAGTTTTGGTCCCTTTGCGATTGGCGCCTTGCAGAACTCGGACTTTCAGGCGCCAGCCAGTGCGTATTCGGTTGGGACGATCCAGAACAACCCGGTGGGGAATTGGTACTGGTCCCTGCTGGACGCGAAGGCGCATCCGCACATCAACCTGAAAGGCTCAACGCAATTCCGTCTCGGCTTCCTGCTCGATGATAATAACAATAAAAAGGAGGATTATCTGTCCTTCTTTAGCGGGAATTTCAGCGGGATGATAGACCGTCCGACGCTGCTGGTGGAATATTACGTGCCGTAG
- the hemW gene encoding radical SAM family heme chaperone HemW: MTPDTSIYLHIPFCKHRCAYCDFNTYAGQNAMIPAYVDALLKEIEFIGRQHSNFTIFNVPTVFFGGGTPSLLCGPQFDSVMSALSSAFALSADAEVNIEANPGTISPAKLDAIRKAGINRISFGVQSANTEELRMLEREHDFFTVIEAVSTARKAGFGNLNLDLIYALPEQTLKSWQTTVKRVLELQPEHISAYALTLEHGTPFGKWADKGLLPLPDPDLAADMYEWTMDFLTQSGYAQYEISNWALGNGQQYADRGFPSLASKHNLQYWRSLPYLGLGAGAHGYAGGYRYSNVLRIKTYIDRLKANSQPLHGTYPLTPATVNQHKQTRQDDISDYMINNLRLVQAGVVESDFRLRFGSGLLDIHPREIEELIQSGLLEKKTSEVSEVFRLTRRGRLVGNQVFVKFV, from the coding sequence ATGACACCTGATACATCCATTTACCTCCACATCCCCTTCTGCAAACATCGCTGCGCCTACTGCGACTTCAATACCTACGCCGGCCAGAATGCGATGATCCCCGCCTATGTGGATGCCCTACTCAAAGAAATCGAATTCATCGGACGTCAACATTCCAACTTTACAATCTTCAACGTTCCAACTGTGTTTTTCGGCGGCGGAACTCCCTCGCTTCTTTGCGGACCTCAATTTGATTCCGTCATGTCGGCATTGTCCTCCGCCTTTGCCCTGTCCGCTGACGCGGAAGTGAACATCGAAGCCAACCCCGGCACGATCTCCCCCGCCAAATTGGACGCCATCCGCAAGGCGGGCATCAACCGCATCAGTTTCGGCGTGCAGTCTGCGAACACTGAAGAACTGCGCATGCTCGAACGCGAACATGATTTCTTTACCGTTATCGAAGCCGTATCCACTGCACGGAAGGCAGGATTTGGAAATCTTAATCTCGACCTGATCTACGCCCTGCCTGAACAGACTTTGAAATCATGGCAGACCACCGTCAAACGCGTGCTGGAATTACAGCCGGAGCATATCTCCGCGTACGCGCTCACGCTGGAACATGGCACTCCCTTTGGCAAATGGGCAGATAAAGGGTTACTACCGCTCCCAGACCCAGACCTCGCCGCCGATATGTACGAATGGACGATGGATTTTCTTACCCAAAGCGGCTACGCGCAGTACGAGATCTCGAATTGGGCCTTGGGCAATGGTCAGCAGTACGCAGATCGCGGCTTTCCGTCTCTGGCCAGCAAACACAACCTCCAATACTGGCGCTCACTTCCCTACCTCGGCCTCGGCGCCGGCGCGCACGGATATGCGGGCGGATACCGCTATTCCAATGTATTAAGAATCAAAACCTATATTGACAGACTAAAGGCTAACAGCCAACCGCTACATGGTACTTATCCCCTCACCCCCGCCACTGTCAACCAGCATAAACAGACGCGACAGGATGACATTTCCGATTACATGATCAACAACCTCAGGCTGGTACAGGCCGGGGTTGTTGAATCAGATTTCAGATTGAGATTCGGAAGCGGGCTTTTGGATATCCATCCAAGGGAAATTGAGGAATTGATCCAGTCAGGCCTGCTTGAAAAAAAGACCTCCGAGGTTTCGGAGGTCTTCAGGCTTACCCGGCGTGGACGGTTAGTGGGGAATCAGGTGTTCGTGAAGTTCGTATGA
- a CDS encoding alpha-ketoacid dehydrogenase subunit beta: MAKITMREAISQALMEEMDRDPAVFIMGEEVGVWGGTYAVTKGFYDKYGPDRIKDTPIAENAIIGGAIGAAMVGQRPVAELMTINFAFSAMDYIVNQAPKLRYMFGGQFMLPLVIRAVGGGGRQLGATHSQTPDAVFAHFPGLKVVSPGTPEDAKGLLKSAIRSNDPILFIEHATMYQVRGEVPEGEYTIPIGKSKIQREGSDLTIVTYCKGLELSMKAADELAKEGIQAEIVDLRTLRPLDMEPVLESFKKTNRAIVVEEGWKSYGVGAEIVSRIYEEAFDYVDAPIIRVAQKEVPLPYNRTLEQAALPQVHDIVTAAKEVLK, encoded by the coding sequence ATGGCAAAAATCACAATGCGCGAGGCGATCTCGCAAGCCTTAATGGAAGAAATGGACCGCGACCCCGCCGTCTTTATCATGGGTGAGGAAGTCGGTGTTTGGGGCGGTACGTACGCCGTCACCAAAGGTTTTTATGACAAGTACGGACCTGACCGAATCAAAGACACCCCCATCGCGGAAAACGCCATCATCGGCGGCGCGATCGGCGCGGCGATGGTCGGGCAGCGCCCTGTGGCCGAATTGATGACGATCAATTTCGCTTTCTCGGCGATGGACTACATCGTCAATCAGGCGCCGAAACTGCGCTACATGTTCGGCGGACAGTTCATGTTGCCGCTCGTCATCCGTGCTGTCGGCGGCGGCGGACGCCAACTCGGCGCCACCCACTCACAGACTCCCGACGCGGTCTTCGCGCACTTTCCGGGTTTGAAAGTGGTCAGCCCCGGCACGCCAGAAGACGCCAAGGGGTTGCTCAAATCCGCCATTCGCTCGAATGACCCGATCCTTTTCATCGAACACGCCACCATGTATCAAGTCCGCGGTGAAGTGCCCGAAGGTGAGTACACCATTCCAATTGGAAAATCCAAGATCCAGCGCGAAGGAAGCGATCTCACCATCGTCACCTACTGCAAGGGACTTGAGCTATCCATGAAAGCGGCGGATGAACTCGCGAAGGAAGGCATCCAAGCCGAGATCGTGGACCTGCGCACCCTGCGCCCGCTCGATATGGAACCCGTGCTCGAATCGTTCAAGAAGACCAACCGCGCCATCGTCGTTGAAGAAGGCTGGAAGTCGTACGGTGTCGGCGCCGAGATCGTCAGCCGCATCTACGAAGAAGCCTTCGATTATGTGGACGCACCCATCATCCGCGTTGCGCAAAAGGAAGTACCGCTGCCCTACAACCGCACACTCGAACAAGCCGCCCTCCCGCAAGTCCATGACATCGTCACCGCGGCAAAGGAGGTCTTGAAATAA